The following are encoded together in the Romeriopsis navalis LEGE 11480 genome:
- a CDS encoding Coq4 family protein, which yields MTTFRRFIQAIRDYYRTGKTGDIAFLKTALLGRGASRSVKHKLQALGDYAPEIDLAQLRHMPAGTLGYAYAQHMERAGIQPLRISPDLQAAAQRSPFGRRYTATHDILHVLLGFDTSYAGEMGIYAFTVAQGFSRYLTLSV from the coding sequence ATGACGACTTTTAGACGCTTCATCCAAGCCATCCGCGACTACTATCGCACCGGCAAAACTGGCGATATTGCATTTCTTAAAACGGCCCTCCTCGGCCGGGGCGCTTCGCGATCGGTAAAGCATAAGCTCCAAGCCCTGGGGGATTATGCGCCCGAGATTGACTTAGCCCAACTCCGCCATATGCCAGCGGGAACATTGGGCTATGCTTATGCGCAACATATGGAACGTGCGGGCATTCAGCCGCTACGCATCAGTCCTGACCTGCAAGCCGCCGCCCAACGCAGTCCCTTTGGACGACGTTACACCGCGACTCATGACATCTTGCACGTGCTCCTGGGGTTTGATACCAGCTATGCCGGCGAAATGGGGATCTACGCCTTTACGGTGGCACAGGGATTTAGTCGATATTTAACCCTGTCTGTGC